A region from the Drosophila ananassae strain 14024-0371.13 chromosome 2L, ASM1763931v2, whole genome shotgun sequence genome encodes:
- the LOC6505787 gene encoding trithorax group protein osa isoform X2, whose product MNEKIKSPQTQQSQQQPGGAGAGAPAPSATPPSAAGATPPTSGPPTPNNNSNNGSDPSVQQQSIAPHPYGAPPPPGSAPGGPPDPAAVMHYHHLHQQQQHPPPPHMQQQQQPHHGGPAPPPPGGAPEHAPGVKEDYAHLPPPHSHPAYARYHTDPNMDPYRYGQPLPGGKPPQQQQQQPPQQQQQPGPGGSPNRPPQQQRYIPGQPPQGPTPTLNSLLQSSNPPPPPQHRYANSYDPQQAAASAAAAAAQQQAGGPPPPPPGHGPPPPQHQPYGAQQGGWAPPPRPYSPQLGPSQQYRTPPPTNTSRGQSPYPPAHGQNSGSYPSSPQQQQQQQQQQQQQQQPQQAGQQPGGPVPGGPPPGAGQQPPQQNTPPTSQYSPYPQRYPTPPGLPATGPNHRTAYSTHQYPEPNRPWPGGSSPSPGPGHPLPPASPHHVPPMQQQQPPPPPHAVVGGPPPSSSPGHAPSPSPQPSQASPSPHQELIGQNSNDSSSGGAHSGMGSGPPGTPNPQQVMRPTPSPTGSSGSRSMSPAVAQNHPISRPASNQSSGGGPMQQPPVGAGGPPPMPPHPGMPGVPPQQQQSQQQQASNSASSASNSPQQTPPPGPPPNQSVNNMATPPPPPQGATGGGYPMPPHMHGGYKMGGPGQSPGGQGYPPQQPQQYPPGNYPPRAQYPPGAYATGPPPPPTSQAGAGGANSMPSGTQAGGYQGRPMPNHSGQYPPYQWVPPSPQQPVPGGAPGNAQMGNHVQGKGTPPPPVVGGPPPPQGSGSPRPLNYLKQHLQHKGGYGGSPTPPQGPQGYGNGPTGMHPGMPMGPPHHMGPPHGPTSMGPPTSTPPQSQMLQGQGQGQGQTTGGGPEGSGPEHISQDNGISSSGPTGAAGMHAVTAVVTTGPDGTPMDEVSQQSTLSNASAASGEDPQCTTPKSRKNDPYSHLPPPSTSPHPVVMHPGSGGPVEEYDISSPPSWPRPAGSPVFNHVPVQQEPFRSTITTTKKSDSLCKLYEMDDNPDRRGWLDKLRAFMEERRTPITACPTISKQPLDLYRLYIYVKERGGFVEVCKVTKSKTWKDIAGLLGIGASSSAAYTLRKHYTKNLLTFECHFDRGDIDPGPIIQQVEAGSKKKTAKAASVPSPGGGHLDAGTTNSTGSSNSQDSFPAPPGSAPNAAIDGYPGYPGGSPYPGASGPQPDYAAAGQMQRPPSQSNPQTPHPGAASAVAAGDNISVSNPFEDSGPGGGPAAAPGAVAGAVSAVGGGQPPPPPHSPHAPPQQQQQQHPHHPQHPGLGPPPPQQQQPGQQPGQQPPPVVGGGPAPPAPQQHGPGQVPPSPQPQQQHVRPAAGAPYPPGGSGYPSPVARTPGSPYPSQPGAYGQYGSSDQYNATGPPGQPFGQGPGQYPPQNRNMYPPYGPEGEAPPTGANQYGPYGSRPYSQPPPGGPQPPAQAVAGGPPASGTPGAPPSSAYPTNRPGQQEYYQPPPDQSPQPRRHPDFIKDSQPYPGYNARPQIYGGWPGGNQQFRPQYPASPAPQTWGSAPPRGAAPPPGAPHGPPIQQPAGVAQWDQHRYPPQQAPPPPAQQSQQQQQQQPQQPPYQQAGGPPGQQQSQAPPQWAQLNPGQAAQPGIAPPGSPLRPPSGPPGQQQRMSGMPPQQQSQQQPAPGQQPPPQQATPGIPQVGPGGMVKPPYAMPPPPSQQVGQPGVGQVGVPPGGMMAQKQAPMPGQPGMQPQPLQQQQQPPHQHPHPHQHPHQHPQHPHPHQMPPNQQVPGGGIMMPGGGGAQLVKKELIFPLDSVESTTPVLYRRKRLTKADVCPVDPWRIFMAMRSGLLTECTWALDVLNVLLFDDTTVQFFGISNLPGLLTLLLEHFQKNLAEMFDERDGEEHASEEAEAADDDADSGTVMCDNRQSRCVRSISSYNRKRHYENMDRGAKGVGNASDSEDADEGIDLGQVRVQPNPEERSLLLSFTPNYTMVTRKGVPVRIQPADHDIFVDERQKAWDIDTNRLYEQLEPVGSDAWTFGFTEPDPLDGIIDVFKSEIVNIPFARYVRSDKKTKAPKKPEIKKEENSAEEEQNTYNKKRRLVSGGSSNDGGKKSKLSSEEFVQPNAEVKKEPADSDCRTIDMEIDESPQRLTNGVAPSTPQDGFDPRTTVRDAAHVLQRRRDSSYEDECYTRDEASLHLVNESQDSLARRCIALSNIFRNLTFVPGNETVLAKSTRFLAVLGRLLLLNHEHLRRTPKTRNYDREEDTDFSDSCSSLQGEREWWWDYLITIRENMLVAMANIAGHLELSRYDELIARPLIDGLLHWAVCPSAHGQDPFPSCGPNSALSPQRLALEALCKLCVTDANVDLVIATPPFSRLEKLCAVLTRHLCRNEDQVLREFSVNLLHYLAAADSAMARTVALQSPCISYLVAFIEQAEQTALGVANQHGINYLRENPDSMGTSLDMLRRAAGTLLHLAKHPDNRSLFMQQEQRLLGLVMSHILDQQVALIISRVLYQVSRGAGPMHSVEFRLLQQRQQQLQRPGGAEKPASTAASGSGAAGTAVKVEPAVTSEPIESKPPAVVNDENSNSSQQLPPAATFNDVSNSSTNSNSCGTVSSNQTNNSSSNSTHSSSAVSSQSANTTCPPATGGTSVTAAAAAAAAIVNDQQQVSKVAAALSSATAAAAVAAAAASASSAQPATPAVAQPAAPPPTNTGTTTAVA is encoded by the exons atgaatgaaaaaataaagtcTCCGCAAACGCAGCAGTCGCAGCAGCAGCCCGGTGGCGCTGGTGCTGGAGCTCCTGCCCCctctgccacgcccccgtCGGCGGCAGGTGCCACACCGCCAACTTCGGGCCCGCCCACTCCCAATAATAACAGTAACAACGGCAGTGACCCCAGCGTCCAGCAGCAGAGTATAGCGCCTCACCCCTATGGTGCCCCACCACCCCCTGGCTCCGCACCCGGCGGTCCGCCAGACCCGGCTGCTGTCATGCATTATCATCACctgcaccagcagcagcagcacccgCCGCCGCCTCAcatgcagcaacaacaacagccgcACCACGGCGGACCGGCGCCACCACCGCCCGGAGGAGCACCTGAGCATGCGCCCGGCGTTAAGGAGGACTACGCTCACCTGCCGCCACCGCATTCGCATCCTGCGTATGCCCGCTACCACACCGATCCCAACATGGATCCCTACCGTTACGGACAACCGCTGCCAGGCGGCAAGCCtcctcagcagcagcagcagcaaccgccccagcaacagcagcagccggGTCCAGGAGGCTCCCCCAACCggccgccgcagcagcagcgctATATTCCCGGACAGCCACCACAGGGACCCACGCCAACGCTGAATTCGCTTCTGCAATCCTCGAATCCGCCGCCTCCGCCCCAGCACCGCTACGCCAATAGCTACGATCCCCAACAAGCGGCAgcttcagcagcagcagcggcagcacagCAGCAAGCGGGAGGTCCGCCTCCCCCGCCACCAGGCCATGGGCCTCCTCCGCCACAGCACCAACCGTACGGGGCGCAACAAGGCGGCTGGGCGCCTCCGCCGCGGCCCTACAGTCCCCAGCTAGGACCATCGCAGCAGTATAGGACACCGCCACCG ACAAATACTTCCAGGGGTCAGTCACCCTATCCGCCAGCCCATGGTCAAAATTCAGGTTCCTATCCTAGTTcgccgcagcagcaacaacagcaacagcagcaacaacagcagcagcagcagccacagcagGCGGGACAGCAGCCCGGCGGCCCTGTGCCGGGCGGACCACCGCCTGGTGCGGGTCagcagccgccccagcagaaCACACCGCCAACATCTCAATATTCGCCGTACCCGCAACGCTATCCGACTCCGCCGGGCCTCCCAGCGACCGGGCCCAACCATCGAACTGCCTACTCGACGCATCAG TATCCTGAGCCCAATCGGCCTTGGCCAGGTGGCTCCTCTCCTAGCCCCGGCCCCGGACACCCCTTGCCGCCCGCTTCTCCGCACCATGTGCCGCcgatgcagcagcaacagcctcCACCGCCACCTCACGCCGTCGTCGGCGGGCCGCCACCTAGCAGCAGTCCGGGCCATGCGCCCAGTCCGTCTCCACAGCCCTCCCAGGCGTCGCCTTCGCCCCACCAG GAGCTAATTGGACAGAACAGCAACGACAGCTCCAGCGGCGGGGCGCACAGTGGCATGGGCTCCGGTCCCCCCGGCACCCCCAACCCCCAGCAAGTGATGCGACCAACGCCCTCGCCCACCGGATCCTCCGGCTCACGTTCCATGTCCCCAGCAGTTG CCCAAAATCATCCGATCTCTCGTCCGGCGAGCAACCAGTCGAGTGGCGGCGGTCCCATGCAGCAGCCGCCAGTAGGTGCGGGTGGTCCGCCACCGATGCCACCGCACCCCGGAATGCCAGGAGTCCCAcctcagcagcagcaatcTCAGCAGCAACAGGCATCGAACTCGGCCTCGTCGGCGAGCAATTCCCCGCAGCAGACGCCGCCGCCGGGTCCACCGCCGAATCAGAGTGTCAACAACATGGCCACGCCCCCTCCTCCGCCGCAGGGAGCCACGGGAGGAGGCTACCCAATGCCGCCACATATGCACGGCGGCTACAAAATGGGAGGCCCTGGGCAGAGTCCCGGTGGTCAAGGCTATCCGCCGCAGCAGCCACAGCAATATCCACCAG gcAACTATCCGCCACGAGCTCAGTATCCGCCTGGCGCCTATGCCACCGGACCTCCGCCGCCGCCCACGAGCCAGGCAGGAGCTGGTGGGGCCAACAGCATGCCGTCGGGTACCCAGGCCGGAGGTTACCAAGGTCGACCCATGCCCAACCACAGTGGGCAGTATCCGCCGTACCAATGGGTTCCGCCCTCACCCCAGCAACCTGTGCCCGGCGGAGCTCCCGGAAATGCACAAATGGGTAACCATGTGCAGGGAAAAGGAACTCCACCGCCACCAGTTGTGGGCGGACCTCCTCCACCGCAAGGAAGCGGCTCGCCACGGCCACTGAACTATTTGAAGCAGCATTTACAGCACAAAGGCGGCTACGGAGGTAGTCCAACGCCGCCACAGGGACCTCAAGGATACGGAAACGGTCCGACGGGAATGCATCCCGGCATGCCGATGGGACCACCTCATCACATGGGCCCTCCACACGGGCCAACTAGTATGGGCCCACCTACCAGCACGCCGCCTCAGTCGCAGATGCTACAGGGTCAGGGGCAGGGACAAGGGCAGACCACCGGCGGTGGTCCGGAAGGCAGCGGCCCGGAGCATATATCCCAGGATAACGGTATCAGTTCGTCTGGTCCAACGGGTGCCGCTGGAATGCATGCGGTCACAGCGGTGGTTACCACCGGACCAGATGGCACCCCAATGGACGAAGTCAGCCAACAGAGCACGCTTTCGAATGCATCAGCGG CATCCGGCGAAGATCCTCAATGCACCACACCAAAGTCGCGCAAGAACGATCCCTATAGTCACTTACCTCCGCCAAGCACATCGCCCCATCCGGTTGTGATGCATCCGGGAAGCGGTGGGCCCGTCGAGGAGTACGACATAAGCTCGCCGCCGAGTTGGCCGCGCCCAGCTGGCAGCCCG GTTTTCAACCATGTTCCGGTGCAACAGGAGCCGTTCCGTAGCACTATCACCACGACCAAGAAGTCGGACTCGCTGTGCAAGCTCTACGAGATGGACGACAATCCGGACCGGCGCGGCTGGCTGGACAAGCTGCGGGCGTTCATGGAGGAGCGGCGGACTCCGATTACCGCCTGCCCCACCATCTCAAAACAGCCACTCGATTTATATAggttatatatttatgtaaaaGAACGTGGCGGATTCGTCGAGGTATGCAAG GTGACTAAGAGCAAGACATGGAAGGATATTGCCGGGCTCCTGGGCATTGGAGCGAGCAGCAGTGCGGCGTATACCCTGCGCAAGCACTACACCAAGAACCTACTGACCTTCGAGTGTCACTTCGACCGCGGCGACATTGATCCGGGCCCTATTATTCAGCAGGTGGAGGCGGGCAGCAAGAAGAAAACAGCCAAAGCAGCGTCGGTTCCCTCGCCA GGTGGTGGCCATTTGGATGCGGGAACCACGAATTCCACAGGCTCGTCGAACTCGCAGGACTCGTTCCCAGCCCCGCCAGGCTCAGCTCCCAATGCGGCAATCGATGGGTACCCCGGCTATCCAGGTGGCAGTCCTTACCCGGGTGCCAGCGGTCCTCAGCCGGATTATGCGGCCGCGGGCCAGATGCAGCGGCCGCCCTCTCAAAGTAACCCGCAAACACCTCATCCTG GCGCCGCCTCCGCTGTTGCCGCAGGCGATAACATAAGCGTTAGCAATCCTTTCGAGGATTCCGGCCCAGGTGGCggtcctgctgctgctcccggTGCTGTAGCTGGGGCTGTTTCTGCTGTCGGCGGGGgccaaccaccaccaccgccccATTCACCGCACGCACCgccacagcagcaacaacaacagcaccCACACCATCCCCAGCACCCGGGTCTGGGACCACCTCCgccacagcagcaacagccggGGCAACAGCCAGGGCAGCAACCACCACCGGTGGTGGGCGGTGGGccagcaccaccagcaccacagCAGCATGGGCCTGGTCAGGTGCCGCCGTCgccgcagccgcagcagcagcatgtGCGCCCAGCCGCCGGAGCACCTTATCCGCCTGGTGGCTCCGGCTACCCATCGCCCGTGGCTAGAACGCCAG GCTCGCCGTATCCGTCGCAGCCCGGAGCTTACGGCCAGTACGGTTCTAGCGATCAGTACAACGCCACTGGACCGCCTGGTCAGCCGTTTGGACAGGGCCCCGGACAATATCCGCCGCAGAACCGGAACATGTACCCTCCATACGGACCGGAGGGGGAAGC CCCTCCCACTGGTGCCAATCAGTACGGACCCTATGGCAGCCGGCCATACAGTCAGCCGCCTCCAGGAGGCCCGCAGCCCCCGGCACAAGCTGTTGCGGGTGGGCCGCCAGCCAGCGGAACACCTGGAGCGCCTCCAAGCAGCGCGTACCCCACTAACAGGCCTGGGCAGCAGGAATATTACCAACCACCACCAGATCAA AGCCCACAGCCTCGACGGCACCCGGATTTCATTAAAGACTCGCAGCCCTATCCAGGCTACAATGCCAGACCTCAGATATATG GTGGTTGGCCAGGCGGTAATCAGCAGTTTAGGCCGCAGTATCCAGCTTCACCAGCCCCGCAGACCTGGGGAAGTGCTCCGCCGCGGGGAGCTGCGCCACCGCCGGGCGCCCCTCACGGTCCGCCGATCCAACAACCCGCGGGTGTGGCTCAGTGGGACCAGCACCGATATCCACCACAGCAAGCACCGCCACCGCCGGCGCAACAGtctcagcagcagcaacagcaacagccgcAGCAGCCGCCGTATCAGCAGGCTGGTGGTCCTCCAGGACAGCAGCAGTCACAGGCACCACCACAATGGGCGCAACTTAACCCTGGCCAGGCGGCACAGCCCGGCATCGCCCCACCAGGTTCACCTCTGCGACCACCCTCGGGCCCTCCCGGTCAGCAGCAGCGAATGTCCGGAATGCCACCACAGCAGCAATCACAGCAGCAGCCTGCCCCAGGACAGCAACCTCCGCCTCAACAGGCGACTCCGGGAATCCCGCAGGTAGGACCCGGTGGAATGGTTAAGCCGCCATATGCGATGCCTCCCCCGCCCTCTCAGCAAGTAGGCCAGCCGGGAGTGGGCCAGGTGGGAGTGCCACCCGGCGGAATGATGGCCCAAAAGCAAGCACCGATGCCGGGTCAACCTGGAATGCAGCCGCAGCctctgcaacagcagcaacaaccaccGCACCAGCACCCACACCCTCACCAACACCCACACCAGCATCCGCAGCACCCGCATCCGCATCAAATGCCACCAAACCAACAGGTGCCCGGCGGAGGGATTATGATGCCCGGCGGCGGAGGAGCCCAGCTGGTCAAGAAGGAGTTGATTTTCCCCCTCGATAGTGTGGAGTCCACAACACCAGTTCTATACCGTAGAAAGCGTCTGACCAAGGCCGACGTGTGTCCAGTGGACCCGTGGCGCATCTTCATGGCGATGCGCTCTGGCCTGCTCACTGAGTGCACCTGGGCCCTTGATGTACTCAATGTGTTGCTATTCGATGACACAACTGTGCAGTTTTTCGGGATCTCGAACCTTCCCGGCCTACTTACACTTCTGTTGGAGCACTTCCAAAAAAATCTTGCCGAGATGTTTGATGAGCGAGATGGCGAGGAGCATGCGAGtgaggaggcggaggcggctGATGACGATGCCGACAGTGGGACTGTGATGTGTGACAACCGACAGTCACGATGTGTTCGGAGTATCAGCAGCTACAACCGCAAGCGGCACTATGAAAACATGGATcgtggagcaaaaggggtcgGAAACGCCAGCGACTCTGAGGACGCCGACGAGGGCATCGATCTTGGCCAGGTCCGAGTACAACCTAATCCGGAGGAACGCTCACTGCTACTCTCGTTCACTCCAAATTACACGATGGTAACGCGGAAAGGTGTTCCCGTGCGAATCCAGCCCGCCGATCATGATATCTTTGTAGACGAGCGCCAGAAAGCGTGGGACATCGACACGAATCGGCTTTATGAGCAGCTGGAGCCAGTTGGAAGCGACGCTTGGACCTTCGGGTTTACAGAACCAGATCCTCTGGACGGCATCATTGACGTCTTCAAATCGGAGATAGTAAACATTCCATTTGCACGCTACGTTCGCTCTGATAAGAAGACGAAAGCGCCCAAGAAACCGGAGATCAAAAAGGAGGAAAACAGCGCGGAAGAGGAACAGAACACGTACAATAAGAAGCGACGTTTGGTTAGCGGCGGTAGTAGCAATGATGGTGGAAAGAAGTCCAAGCTGTCCAGCGAAGAGTTTGTTCAGCCGAACGCTGAAGTGAAGAAGGAGCCGGCCGACAGCGACTGCCGGACCATCGACATGGAGATCGACGAGTCACCGCAACGTTTGACGAACGGCGTGGCTCCATCCACACCACAGGACGGATTTGATCCTCGAACAACAGTAAGGGACGCTGCCCATGTTTTGCAGAGGAGACGGGATTCCAGTTACGAAGATGAATGCTACACGCGGGATGAGGCTTCACTGCATTTGGTAAACGAGAGCCAAGACTCGTTGGCGCGTCGCTGCATTGCATTGTCAAATATCTTCCGCAACCTGACGTTCGTGCCTGGCAACGAAACGGTGCTCGCCAAGTCGACCAGGTTCCTGGCTGTCCTAGGTCGTTTGCTGTTGCTGAACCATGAACATCTGCGGCGAACTCCCAAAACGAGAAACTACGACCGGGAGGAAGACACCGACTTCAGCGATTCATGCAGTTCGCTGCAAGGGGAGCGCGAGTGGTGGTGGGACTATCTGATCACCATTCGTGAAAACATGTTAGTGGCCATGGCTAACATAGCTGGGCACTTGGAGCTGTCACGCTACGATGAACTCATTGCACGTCCGCTTATCGATGGACTACTGCATTGGGCGGTGTGTCCCAGTGCCCACGGCCAGGATCCTTTCCCGTCATGTGGCCCCAACTCTGCGCTGTCGCCGCAACGTCTGGCGCTAGAGGCTCTCTGTAAACTGTGCGTCACGGATGCTAATGTGGATCTTGTTATAGCCACGCCTCCGTTTTCCCGATTGGAGAAGCTATGCGCCGTGCTAACCCGTCACCTGTGCCGCAATGAGGATCAGGTGCTGCGAGAGTTCTCGGTAAATTTGCTTCATTACCTGGCAGCAGCCGACAGTGCTATGGCCCGCACGGTGGCGCTACAGTCCCCCTGCATCTCCTACTTGGTGGCGTTCATCGAGCAAGCGGAACAGACAGCGCTGGGAGTGGCCAATCAGCACGGAATAAACTACCTGCGCGAGAACCCGGATTCGATGGGCACCAGCTTGGACATGTTACGCAGGGCGGCTGGCACTCTACTTCATCTGGCCAAGCATCCTGATAACAGATCACTCTTTATGCAACAGGAGCAAAGGCTCCTGGGCCTGGTCATGTCACACATTTTGGATCAACAGGTGGCTCTAATTATCTCGCGAGTGCTCTATCAAGTCTCCCGAGGAGCTGGTCCCATGCACTCTGTGGAGTTTAGATTACTGCAGCAGCGCCAGCAGCAGCTTCAAAGACCCGGCGGAGCGGAGAAGCCAGCTTCGACGGCAGCAAGCGGAAGTGGAGCAGCTGGGACTGCAGTGAAAGTTGAGCCAGCAGTGACATCGGAGCCAATCGAATCAAAGCCTCCGGCGGTGGTAAATGATgagaacagcaacagcagccaacAGCTACCGCCGGCAGCGACCTTCAACGACGTaagcaacagcagcaccaACAGCAATAGCTGCGGCACAGTCAGCAGCAACCAAACCAACAACAGCTCCAGCAACAGCACCCACAGCAGCAGTGCGGTAAGCAGTCAGTCAGCAAACACCACATGTCCTCCGGCCACAGGAGGAACATCCgtgacggcggcagcagccgCGGCAGCTGCCATTGTCAATGACCAGCAGCAGGTGAGCAAAGTAGCTGCAGCTCTGAGCAGTGCCACTGCAGCGGCGGCAGTAGCAGCAGCGGCTGCGTCCGCCTCATCGGCCCAGCCTGCAACTCCAGCGGTCGCACAACCAGCGGCACCACCTCCAACCAATACCGGAACCACGACTGCCGTTGCGTAG